CGCCCTGCGCGGCGATCATCCGGCGCCAGACGTCCATCGCCGAGCCGTCGGCCAGCGCCTTCGCCGGGTCGGCGTCCTTCAGCCCGGCCGCGTCCAGCATTTCGCGGGCCAGGGCGAGCGTCAGCTCCACGACGTCCGCCGGGCCGCCGCCCGCCAGGACCTCCACCGACTCGCGGACCTCCAGGGCGTTGCCCGCCGTCAGGCCGAGCGGGGTGGACATGTCGGTGAGGAGGGCGACGGTCTTCACGCCGTGGTCGGTGCCGAGGCCGACCATGGTGGTGGCCAGTTCACGGGCGTCGTCCAGCGTCTTCATGAAGGCGCCGCTGCCCACCTTCACGTCCAGCACCAGCGAACCGGTGCCCTCGGCGATCTTCTTCGACATGATCGAGGAGGCGATGAGCGGGATCGCCTCGACGGTGCCCGTCACGTCCCGCAGCGCGTACAGCTTCTTGTCCGCCGGGGCCAGGCCGTCGCCCGCCGCGCAGATCACCGCGCCGGTGTCCTCCAGCACGGACAGCATCTCCTCGTTGGAGAGCAGCGCCCGCCAGCCGGGGATCGACTCCAGCTTGTCCAGGGTGCCGCCGGTGTGGCCGAGGCCCCGGCCCGACAGCTGCGGGACGGCGGCGCCGCACGCGGCCACGAGCGGCGCCAGGGGCAGCGTGATCTTGTCGCCGACGCCGCCGGTGGAGTGCTTGTCGGCGGTCGGGCGGGACAGCGAGGAGAAGTCCATGCGCTCGCCGGAGGCGATCATGGCCGCGGTCCAGCGGGCGATCTCGCGGCGGTTCATGCCGTTGAGCAGGATCGCCATGGCGAGCGCGGACATCTGCTCGTCGGCGACCTCGCCGCGGGTGTACGCGTCGATGACCCAGTCGATCTGCTCGTCGGTCAGCTCGCCGCGGTCCCGCTTGGTGCGGATGACGGAGATGGCGTCCATGGCCATGGCGGGTGTGGTTCCTTCCGGGAGGTGCGAAGTGTGCGGCCCCCCTGCGAGCGGGGCAGGGGGGCCGTACGGGAGTTACGAGGAGAGGTGCCCGGGCCCGAAGGCCTGGGGAAGCATCTCCGACAGCGGCAGGACGCCCTGGGGGGTGTCCAGCAGGAGGTCCGGGCCGCCGAACTCGTACAGCAGCTGGCGGCAGCGGCCGCACGGCACGAGCAGGCCGCCGGTGCCGTCCACGCAGGTGAAGTGCGTGAGCCGGCCGCCGCCGGTGCGCTGCAGGTCGGAGACCAGGCCGCACTCGGCGCACAGGCCGATGCCGTAGGAGGCGTTCTCCACGTTGCAGCCGGTGACGGTGCGGCCGTCGTCGACCCGGGCCGCCACGCCGACCGGGAAGCCGGAGTAGGGGGCGTACGCGTGGGCCATCGCCTCGCGCGCCACCGCCCGCAGCGCCTCCCAGTCGAAGTCGGCCGTGTCCCGGGTCATTTGCCCTGGCCCTTCCGGTAGCGCATGCCGTCCGCCTTCGGCATCCGCAGGCGCTGCGCCGACAGGGACAGCACCAGCAGGGTGACGACGTACGGGGTGGCGCCCACGAAGTCGCTCGGGACCTCGTCGGTGACCAGGTACCAGACCAGCACCAGCGCGGCGACCAGGAGGCTGATCCCGCCCTGCCACAGGGTCCTGCGGTACAGCTTCCAGCCTGCCAGGGCGACCAGCAGGATGACCAGCAGGAGCAGCAGCGCGTGCACGGTCGTGCCGCCGTTGCGCAGCTGCAGGGCGTCGGAGTAGCCGAACAGGCCCGCGCCCATCGCGAGGCCGCCCGGACGCCAGTTGCCGAAGATCATCGCCGCGAGGCCGATGTAGCCGCGGCCGCCGGTCTGGCCCTCGAGGTAGGTGTGCGAGGTGACCAGCGCCAGGAAGGCGCCGCCGAGCCCGGCGAGGCCGCCGGAGACGGCGACGGCGACGTACTTGTAGGTGTAGACGTTGACGCCGAGCGACTCGGCGGCGACCGGGTTCTCGCCGCAGGACCGCAGCCGCAGACCGAACGGGGTGCGCCACAGCAGCCACCAGCTGCCGACGAACAGCACCGCGGCCAGGATCGTGATCACGGACAGGTTGGTGATCAGACCGCCGATGATGCCGGCGAGGTCGGAGACCAGGAACCAGTGGTGCTTCTCGACCGAGGCGAGGCCGTCGGACAGACCGGGCACGGTGACCTGCGGCAGCGAGTCCACGGGCGGGGACTGCTTGGGGTTGCCGCCGGCGTTCGCCGCCGCGCCGTCGGTGAAGAAGAGCTTGGCGAGGTACTGGGTGGCGCCGAGCGCGAGCAGGTTGATCGCGACACCGGACACGATGTGGTCGACGCCGAAGGTGACGGTGGCGACGGCGTGCACCAGGCCGCCGAGGACACCGAAGCCGATGCCGCACAGCAGGCCGAGCCAGGGGCTGGACTGCCAGCCGACCCAGCCGGCACCGAAGGTGCCGAGGATCATCATGCCCTCGAGGCCGATGTTGACCACGCCGGACCGCTCGGACCACAGGCCGGCGAGGCCGGCGAGGCCGATCGGCACGGCGAGGCCGAGCGCGGCGCCGACCTGGCCGGCGGAGTCGAGCTGGTTCGAGCCGGTGATCAGGCGGACGGCGGCCAGGAGCAGCAGCGCCCCCGCGACGAGGAGGAGGAGCTGGCCGAAGGAGCGGCCCGAGCGCTGCGGCGCGCCCGCCGCCTTGGGCGCCGCGGGCGGCGGCGCGTCGGTCATCGTGGCAGTCATCACGCCACCTCCTGCTTCTTCGTCGGGGCGGCGGCCTGGGCCGCGAGTTCGGCGCCGACCTTCTGCTGCTGGCGCTTGAGGCCGTAGCGCCGTACGACCTCGTAGGCGATCACGACGCACAGGACGATCACGCCCTGGATGACGCCGAGGATCTCCTTGTCGTAGCCCTGGAACTCCAGGTGGTTGGTGGTGCGCTCCAGAAAGCCCCAGAGCAGAGCGCCGAGCGCGATGCCGATCGGGTGGTTGCGGCCGAGCAGCGCGATGGCGATGCCGGTGAAGCCGATGCCCGTCGGGAAGTCGTTGCTGTACTGGTAGCTCTCGTTGAGCAGGGTCGGCATGCCGATCAGACCGGCCACCGCGCCCGAGATGACCATGCTGGTGGCGACCATCTTCTTCACCGACACACCGCTCGCGGCGGCCGCGCTCTCGGACTGGCCGACGGTGCGCAGGTCGAAGCCGAACCGGGTGCGGCCGAGGACGAACCAGTACGCGATGCCGACGGCGGCGGCGAGGAAGATGAAGCCGTCGAGGTCGCCCGCCGGGCCGGTGTGGATGAGGAAGAAGTGCGAGGCCGACGGGAGCGGCTTGGTGGCGACGACCGTGCCGCCCTGGTAGAGCTTGGCCAGCTTCCCGGGCTGGAGCAGGTAACCGATGATCGCGGTGGCGATCGCGTTCAGCATGATGGTCGAGATGACCTCGCTGACGCCCCGGGTGACCTTCAGGACACCGGCGATGGCGGCCCACACGGCGCCGGTCGCCATGGCGCCCAGCAGGATCAGCAGGATGGAGAGCCAGCCGGGCAGGGTCAGCGCGCCGCCGAGGACGGCGGCGAAGAACGCGGCAAGCCGGTACTGGCCGTCGACGCCGATGTTGAACAGGTTCATCCGGAAGCCGATGGCCACGGAGATACCCGCCAGGTAGTACGTCGTCGCCTTGTTCAGGATGTAGACCTGGCTGTCGCTCGCGAAGCCGTAGGTCACCATGTCGTTGAAGGCGGGGCCCGGGTTCTTGCCCGTCGCGAGGATCACCAGGGCGGTGACGACGATACCGGCGACGACCGCCAGCAGCGGTGCGGCGATCCCGAGGAGCAGCCGCTCCTTGTCGATCCGTGAGGTCAGCTTGTTCATCGCTCGTCGTCCTCTGTGTGCTCCAGGTGGCCGGTGGCCGCACCCGTCATGGCGGAGCCCAGCTCTTCGGGGGTGATGGTGGCGGGGTCGGCGTCGGCGACCAGGCGGCCGCGGTACATCACCCGCAGGGTGTCGGAGAGCCCGATCAGCTCGTCCAGGTCCGCGGAGATCAGCAGCACGGCCAGGCCCTCGCGGCGGGCCTCGCGGATGTGGTCCCAGATGGCCGCCTGGGCGCCGACGTCCACGCCCCGGGTGGGGTGGGCGGCGATGAGCAGCTTGGGGGCGTGGCTCATCTCGCGGCCGACGATCAGCTTCTGCTGGTTGCCGCCGGACAGCGAGGCCGCGGTCACGTCGATGCCGGGGGTGCGGACGTCGTACGCCCGCACGATCCGCTCGGTGTCGGCGCGGGCCGCCTTGATGTCGAGGAGCCGGCCGCGCGCGTTGGGCTTCTCGGTGACGTGGCCGAGGATGCGGTTCTCCCACAGCGGGGCTTCCAGCAGCAGGCCGTGGCGGTGGCGGTCCTCGGGGATGTAGCCGATGCCGGCCTCGCGGCGGTCGCGGGTGGCGGCGTGGGAGATGTCGGCGCCGTCGAGCGTGACGACGCCGGCGTCCGGCTGGCGCATGCCCATGATCGCCTCGACCAGCTCGGACTGGCCGTTGCCCTCCACGCCGGCGATGCCCAGGACCTCGCCCCGGTGGATGGTGAAGGAGATCTGGTCCAGGATGATGCGCTCGATGCCCTCGAGGTCGGTCTGTGCGAGGTGCAGCCCCTCGACCTTGAGCACGGGGACGTCCGTGACGGTGGACTCCTCGGTCTCCGGGGTGGGCAGTTCGCTGCCGACCATCAGCTCGGCGAGCTGCTTGGGGGTGGTGCCCTGGGGCGAGACCGTGCCCACCGTCGTACCGCGCCGTATGACGGTGATCTCGTCGGCGACCGACAGCACCTCGCCCAGCTTGTGGGAGATGAAGATGACGGTGAGGCCCTCGGACTTCAGCTCGCGCAGGTTGTCGAAGAGCGCGTCCACCTCCTGCGGCACGAGCACGGCGGTGGGCTCGTCGAGGATGAGGGTCTTGGCGCCGCGGTAGAGGACCTTGAGGATCTCCACGCGCTGGCGGTCGGCGACGCCCAGCTCCTCCACCAGCACGTCCGGGCGGACGTTCAGGCCGTACGCGTCGGAGATCTCCTTGATCTTCGCGCGGGCCCTGTTCCCGATGCCGTACAGCTTCTCCGCGCCGAGGACGACGTTCTCCAGCACGGTGAGGTTGTCGGCGAGCATGAAGTGCTGGTGCACCATGCCGATACCGCGGGCGATGGCGTCGCCGGGGTTGTGGAAGACGACCTGTTCGCCGTTCACGGTGATGGTGCCCTCGTCCGGCTGCTGCATGCCGTAGAGGATCTTCATGAGGGTGGACTTGCCGGCGCCGTTCTCGCCGCACAGGGCGTGGACGGTGCCCGTGCGGACCGTGATGTCGATGTCGCGGTTGGCGACGACGCCGGGGAAGCGCTTGGTGATGCCGCGCAGTTCGACGGCAGCGGGAGGGCTGGACGCGTTGATGGCGCACTCTCCTCGGGGAAAGGGGCTGCGGGGGGAGGTGGCGGGCGTCGGCGACGCTAGCGCGGCAACTCCACGCTACACGCGTAGAGTTGACACATTGTTATGGCTCGGCGGGGGGCTGGAGGAAGCCGCCCCCGCGCCGAGCCTCAGGTCCGGCGGTGCGTCCGGACCGCCTGGTCGGCGGTCGGCCGCACCGGTCGGGTCACGGGGTCGTCTTGACCTTGATCTGGCCGTCGACGATCTTCTTCTTCGCGGCGTCCAGCTTGGGCTGGATGTCGCTGATGAAGCCGCCGCTGGTGGACAGCGAGACGCCGTTCTTGGCGAGCGAGTAGGTGTTGAGGCCGACCAGCGGCTTGCCGTCGTGGACGGACTTGATGAAGTCGTACACGCCGACGTCGACGTTCTTGACCATGGAGGTCAGGATCGAGCTCTTGTACTGGGCCAGACCCGGGATGTTGTACTGGTCGGAGTCCACACCGATGGCCCACGCGCCCTTGGCGCCGTGCACGGCCTCGATCGCACCGTTGCCGGAGGAGCCGGCGGCCGAGTAGATCACGTCGGCGCCGTTGTCCAGCATGCCCTGCGCGGCCTCCTTGCCCTTGTCGGGGCTGGAGAAGCCGGAGGTGTCCGAGCCGTGGCTCAGGTACTGGACCTGGACCTTGACCTTCGGGTTGGTGTCGTGGACGCCCTGGACGTAGCCCGCCTCGAACTTCTTGATCAGCGGGACGTCGACACCGCCGATGAAGCCGACGTGGTCCTTCTTGGTCTTCAGCGCGGCGGCGACACCGGCGAGGTAGGAGCCCTGCTCCTCGGTGAACGTGATGCTGTCGACGTTCTTGGCGTTCACGACCGAGTCGACGATGCCGAAGCTGGTCTTCGGGTACTTCGCGGCGATCTTGGTCACGGCCGGAGCGTAGGAGAAGCCGACGGCGACGATCGGGTTGTAGCCCGCGTCCGCCAGGTCCGACAGCCGCTGCTCGCGGTCGGCCTCGGTGTCGGAGGTCTTGGCGGTCAGCTCCTTGATCGAGCCGCCGAACTCGCTCTTGGCCTTGTCGGCGCCGCGCGCGGCGGAGTCGTTGAACGAGCGGTCACCACGGCCGCCGACGTCGTAGGCGAGGCCGATCTTGATGCCCTTGCCGCCGCCCGAGGAGGCGGAGGAGGAGGCGTTGTTGTCGGAGGACGTGCTGCCACACGCGGTGGCAGTCAGTGCGAGGGCTGCGGTGGCGGCACACGCAGCGGAGATCTTGGCTACCCGGCGCACGGGAAGGCTCCTTCACCTGACCTGAGCGCCGTGTCGGCGCTTGATGTGAGCACCATGCCAGTGCTCGAGCCGGAACGCCCCGGCGGCGTCGGCTTCGCGGCATCGTAACGCGCGTAGATGTCGCAAAAAACCCCCTCTCGAAGCCGTTATCGATTCGAGGCAAACAGCGCCTGAACTCGCGCTCTCGACCCGTCGCGCGCGGTGTTGCGGAGCGTGCACGAATGGCTTACGACCGTGTTGCGCACGCCGCCGAAACGCCCCCGGGCCCCGCCGGGGGCGCACTCCGGGGGCGCTGCGCGGAGGGCGGGCCTCAGCCCTGCGCGCCGTTGGGCTCCAGGAAGGCCGCCGCCGTGAACATCTCCACGCCGACCTTGATCGCGTGCTCGTCGGCGTCGAAGTCGCCCTGGTGGAGATCGCGTACGATCCGGTCGCCCGGCCGCCGCACCCCGAGGCGGGCCATGGCGCCGGGAACCTGCTCCAGGTACCAGGAGAAGTCCTCGCCGCCCAGGCTCTGCTCGGTGCTCTCGACGGAGTCCCGGCCGCGGCGGGCGGCCATGGCCCGGCGCAGCAGGTCGGTGGACTCGCGGTCGTTCACGACCGGCGGCACCCCGCGCACATAGGTGATCTCGGACTTGGCGCGGTGCAGGGTGGCGACCTCGTCGATGGCCGCGTGCACGATGTCGGGGGCCTGCCGCCAGGCCTCCAGGTCCAGGCAGCGGATGGTCCCGGACAGCTCGGCGTGCTGCGGGATCACGTTCGGCGCGTGGCCCGACTCGATCCGGCCCCAGGTGAGGACCAGCCCGGCGCGGGTGTCGACGCGGCGGGCGATCAGCGCGGGCACGTCGACGGCGACGCGGGCGGCGGCGGTGACGAGGTCGGTGGTCAGATGCGGCCGGGCGGTGTGCCCGCCGGGTCCGTCCAGGGCGATCTCCAGCCGGTCGCACGCGCTGGTGATCGCTCCGTGCCGCAGCCCGATCTTCCCGGCGTCCAGCCGCGGGTCGCAGTGCACGGCGAGGATCCGCTCCACCCCCTTGAGGGCCCCGTCCTCGATGGCGTCCAGCGCGCCGCCGGGCAGCACCTCCTCGGCGGGCTGGAAGATCAGCCGCACCGGCCGGGGCAGCAGGCCCTTGGCGTGCAGGTCGGCGAGGACGAGCCCGGTGCCGAGCACGACGGTCGTATGCACGTCATGGCCGCAGGCGTGCGCCCGGTCGGGGACGGTCGACCGGTACGGGCAGTCGTCCTTGGTGTCGGGGATGGGCAGG
This genomic interval from Streptomyces sp. NBC_00557 contains the following:
- a CDS encoding thymidine phosphorylase yields the protein MAMDAISVIRTKRDRGELTDEQIDWVIDAYTRGEVADEQMSALAMAILLNGMNRREIARWTAAMIASGERMDFSSLSRPTADKHSTGGVGDKITLPLAPLVAACGAAVPQLSGRGLGHTGGTLDKLESIPGWRALLSNEEMLSVLEDTGAVICAAGDGLAPADKKLYALRDVTGTVEAIPLIASSIMSKKIAEGTGSLVLDVKVGSGAFMKTLDDARELATTMVGLGTDHGVKTVALLTDMSTPLGLTAGNALEVRESVEVLAGGGPADVVELTLALAREMLDAAGLKDADPAKALADGSAMDVWRRMIAAQGGDPDAPLPTSKEQHVIKAPASGVLTRLDAYDIGIAAWRLGAGRARKEDPVQAAAGVEMHAKPGDSVTEGQPLLTLHTDTPERFAYALEAVQGSYDIAAPGTGFTPSPVVLERIA
- a CDS encoding cytidine deaminase, whose protein sequence is MTRDTADFDWEALRAVAREAMAHAYAPYSGFPVGVAARVDDGRTVTGCNVENASYGIGLCAECGLVSDLQRTGGGRLTHFTCVDGTGGLLVPCGRCRQLLYEFGGPDLLLDTPQGVLPLSEMLPQAFGPGHLSS
- a CDS encoding ABC transporter permease; the encoded protein is MTATMTDAPPPAAPKAAGAPQRSGRSFGQLLLLVAGALLLLAAVRLITGSNQLDSAGQVGAALGLAVPIGLAGLAGLWSERSGVVNIGLEGMMILGTFGAGWVGWQSSPWLGLLCGIGFGVLGGLVHAVATVTFGVDHIVSGVAINLLALGATQYLAKLFFTDGAAANAGGNPKQSPPVDSLPQVTVPGLSDGLASVEKHHWFLVSDLAGIIGGLITNLSVITILAAVLFVGSWWLLWRTPFGLRLRSCGENPVAAESLGVNVYTYKYVAVAVSGGLAGLGGAFLALVTSHTYLEGQTGGRGYIGLAAMIFGNWRPGGLAMGAGLFGYSDALQLRNGGTTVHALLLLLVILLVALAGWKLYRRTLWQGGISLLVAALVLVWYLVTDEVPSDFVGATPYVVTLLVLSLSAQRLRMPKADGMRYRKGQGK
- a CDS encoding ABC transporter permease; the protein is MNKLTSRIDKERLLLGIAAPLLAVVAGIVVTALVILATGKNPGPAFNDMVTYGFASDSQVYILNKATTYYLAGISVAIGFRMNLFNIGVDGQYRLAAFFAAVLGGALTLPGWLSILLILLGAMATGAVWAAIAGVLKVTRGVSEVISTIMLNAIATAIIGYLLQPGKLAKLYQGGTVVATKPLPSASHFFLIHTGPAGDLDGFIFLAAAVGIAYWFVLGRTRFGFDLRTVGQSESAAAASGVSVKKMVATSMVISGAVAGLIGMPTLLNESYQYSNDFPTGIGFTGIAIALLGRNHPIGIALGALLWGFLERTTNHLEFQGYDKEILGVIQGVIVLCVVIAYEVVRRYGLKRQQQKVGAELAAQAAAPTKKQEVA
- a CDS encoding ABC transporter ATP-binding protein translates to MRGITKRFPGVVANRDIDITVRTGTVHALCGENGAGKSTLMKILYGMQQPDEGTITVNGEQVVFHNPGDAIARGIGMVHQHFMLADNLTVLENVVLGAEKLYGIGNRARAKIKEISDAYGLNVRPDVLVEELGVADRQRVEILKVLYRGAKTLILDEPTAVLVPQEVDALFDNLRELKSEGLTVIFISHKLGEVLSVADEITVIRRGTTVGTVSPQGTTPKQLAELMVGSELPTPETEESTVTDVPVLKVEGLHLAQTDLEGIERIILDQISFTIHRGEVLGIAGVEGNGQSELVEAIMGMRQPDAGVVTLDGADISHAATRDRREAGIGYIPEDRHRHGLLLEAPLWENRILGHVTEKPNARGRLLDIKAARADTERIVRAYDVRTPGIDVTAASLSGGNQQKLIVGREMSHAPKLLIAAHPTRGVDVGAQAAIWDHIREARREGLAVLLISADLDELIGLSDTLRVMYRGRLVADADPATITPEELGSAMTGAATGHLEHTEDDER
- a CDS encoding BMP family lipoprotein, which translates into the protein MRRVAKISAACAATAALALTATACGSTSSDNNASSSASSGGGKGIKIGLAYDVGGRGDRSFNDSAARGADKAKSEFGGSIKELTAKTSDTEADREQRLSDLADAGYNPIVAVGFSYAPAVTKIAAKYPKTSFGIVDSVVNAKNVDSITFTEEQGSYLAGVAAALKTKKDHVGFIGGVDVPLIKKFEAGYVQGVHDTNPKVKVQVQYLSHGSDTSGFSSPDKGKEAAQGMLDNGADVIYSAAGSSGNGAIEAVHGAKGAWAIGVDSDQYNIPGLAQYKSSILTSMVKNVDVGVYDFIKSVHDGKPLVGLNTYSLAKNGVSLSTSGGFISDIQPKLDAAKKKIVDGQIKVKTTP
- a CDS encoding M20 family metallopeptidase is translated as MSLESEAGLAGDVLPGVLSEALHAELVAFRRDLHMHPELGNQEFRTTAAIKERLEAAGLRPRVLAKGTGLVCDIGPGEGARSSLPLLALRADIDALPIPDTKDDCPYRSTVPDRAHACGHDVHTTVVLGTGLVLADLHAKGLLPRPVRLIFQPAEEVLPGGALDAIEDGALKGVERILAVHCDPRLDAGKIGLRHGAITSACDRLEIALDGPGGHTARPHLTTDLVTAAARVAVDVPALIARRVDTRAGLVLTWGRIESGHAPNVIPQHAELSGTIRCLDLEAWRQAPDIVHAAIDEVATLHRAKSEITYVRGVPPVVNDRESTDLLRRAMAARRGRDSVESTEQSLGGEDFSWYLEQVPGAMARLGVRRPGDRIVRDLHQGDFDADEHAIKVGVEMFTAAAFLEPNGAQG